In Seonamhaeicola sp. S2-3, the genomic window AGAATGATGGATAATTTCATTATTTGTATCTCTTTTCTTTATGGCCATATTAAAAGCTTTGACTACATTTTTTGCACTCATATCATCACTTAATTGATATCCAACTATTTTTCTACTATAAGCATCTGTTACCAAAGATAAATAATGTGTTTTTTCTCTGCTTTTTATGTAGGTAATATCACTTACAAACACATGTTCTGGCCTATTAGGTTGGATGTCTTTTAGTAGGTTAGGGTGCTTTTTAAGCCAATGTTTTGAGTTTGTGGTTTTGGTATAGTTTTTCTTTGGTGTTATTAATAAATGTTCTGTTTTTAAATAAGCAAATAAGGCATCTCTCCCTATTTTTATTTGATGTTTATCAAACTCTGGCTTTAGCAAGTAGTAGAGTTTACGTGTACCCAGTCTTGGCATATCTCTACGAATAACAAGTACTAAGGATTTTATCTTTGAGAGTTCTTTGATACGTGCTTCTTTACGTTTTTGAGCTTGATAAACAGCTTGTCTACTTATCCCTAACAATCTACATGAGTGCGCAATGGCTACTTGCTTGTCTTGTTTGATGATTTGGATTGTTGGGATAAAAGCTTTTTTCTAATAGAAGTACCAAATTGTTTGTCTGATACATCTATCATTGTATTGAGCAATAAGTTCTTTAATCGCTCATCTTCTAGTTCTCGTTCTAAACGCTTTATCCTTTGGGCTGGTGTTTCTTTTTCTTTAGGCAAATTATTAAAGTTTGGTTTACTCCAATCTAAAGTACCATATTTTCTTAACCATACCAAAACGGTACTCCTGCCTTGGATACCATAAGCTTTTTGAATCTGTTTGTATGTGTAGTTGCCTTTTTCTACTTCGGACACCAAGGCTAATTTAAAGCCTAAATTGTAATCTCGTTGTGTGCGCTTAAATCGCTTGTGTTCTTTATTTTTCATAATAAGTCGATTTTGTGTCAACTTATTTTAGGACGGGACATTTTGAAGTAAAAAAGCCCAAGTTGAAAAACCCGAGCTTTATATTTATTATGTGTTTATTGTTAAATTACTGCAATACAAGTTCTTTTTGTGATGGCTTAAACTTGGTAAGTACAATGCCTTCTACAGCAGCTTCATATTCTTCCATAGTTGGTGTTCTACCTAATATTGTAGATAATACAACAACTGGTGTAGATGATAATAAAGATTCTCCTTTTTTACCATCGGTATCTTTTACCACACGTCCTTGGAATAAACGTGTTGATGTTGCCATAACCGTATCTCCTGGTTCTGCCTTTTCTTGGTTACCCATACATAGGTTACAACCAGGACGCTCTAAGTACAATTTGTTTTCGTATTTTGTACGTGCTACTGCCTTTGGATTGTTATCATCAAATACAAAACCTGCATATTTTTCTAGTATTTCCCAATCGCCTTCTGCTTTTAATTCGTCTACAATATTATAGGTTGGAGGCGCAACTACTAATGGCGCTTTAAACTCAACTTTG contains:
- a CDS encoding IS3 family transposase (programmed frameshift), which codes for MKNKEHKRFKRTQRDYNLGFKLALVSEVEKGNYTYKQIQKAYGIQGRSTVLVWLRKYGTLDWSKPNFNNLPKEKETPAQRIKRLERELEDERLKNLLLNTMIDVSDKQFGTSIRKKLLSQPIQIIKQDKQVAIAHSCRLLGISRQAVYQAQKRKEARIKELSKIKSLVLVIRRDMPRLGTRKLYYLLKPEFDKHQIKIGRDALFAYLKTEHLLITPKKNYTKTTNSKHWLKKHPNLLKDIQPNRPEHVFVSDITYIKSREKTHYLSLVTDAYSRKIVGYQLSDDMSAKNVVKAFNMAIKKRDTNNEIIHHSDRGLQYCAFVYQKALRENNVIPSMTDGYDCYQNALAERINGILKQEFLIYKCNNGRELERLIKESIETYNNKRPHLSLNMKTPNFIHNKKPEKLNSQV